From the Gallaecimonas kandeliae genome, one window contains:
- the secD gene encoding protein translocase subunit SecD encodes MLNKYPLWKYLMLIFVIIFGFLYAAPNLYGEDPAIQVSGVHSAVVDNSTLDKVRSALKEDKLDAKSVAMENGLLLARFKDTDTQLKAQEAVTKVLGDDYSVALNLAPATPGWLRAVDAGPMKLGLDLRGGVHFLMEVDMNEALNKAEEQMQQDLRSNLREEGLRYSGIRRVAQGKVKVTLRDTDTANKAEAFLQKGAANEYTLERDGDSITMTLTEARIKEIREYALSQNITIIRNRVNELGVAEPLVQRQGTSRILVELPGVQDTARAKEILGATATLEFHLVDTQHDLGDAINGHVPAGSVLYKSRDGRPVLAQKHIMLTGDHIQDAQSGFDEYQRPQVNIKLDSQGGDMMSRATKDNIGKPMATVFIEYKPTGDKDENGKPMLKKVEQVIQVATIQARLGRSFRITGINTPQEAHNLALLLRAGALLAPIQIVEERTVGPSLGAQNIQDGMNSLIYGFIAIVIFMAIYYRAFGLVANMALLLNVVLIVGIMSLIPGATLTLPGIAGIVLTVGMSVDANVLIFERIREELRAGTGIQKAIHNGYDNAFSTIADANITTMITALILFGVGSGPVKGFAVTLAIGILTSMFTAIVGTRAVINLIYGGRRVEKLSI; translated from the coding sequence GTGTTGAACAAATACCCGCTGTGGAAATACCTGATGCTGATCTTCGTGATCATCTTCGGGTTCCTGTACGCGGCTCCCAACCTCTATGGTGAGGATCCGGCGATACAGGTTTCCGGGGTTCACAGTGCTGTTGTGGACAACAGTACCCTGGACAAGGTGCGTTCTGCCCTCAAAGAGGACAAGCTGGACGCGAAATCCGTCGCCATGGAAAACGGCCTGCTGCTGGCCCGCTTCAAGGACACCGACACCCAACTCAAGGCTCAGGAAGCGGTGACCAAGGTATTGGGCGACGACTACAGCGTGGCCCTGAACCTGGCCCCCGCCACGCCCGGCTGGCTGCGTGCCGTCGACGCCGGCCCCATGAAGCTGGGCCTGGACTTGCGTGGCGGTGTGCACTTCCTGATGGAAGTGGACATGAATGAAGCCCTCAACAAGGCCGAAGAGCAGATGCAACAGGATCTGCGCTCCAACCTGCGTGAGGAAGGGCTGCGTTACAGTGGTATCCGCCGTGTCGCCCAGGGCAAGGTCAAAGTGACACTGCGTGACACCGACACCGCCAACAAGGCCGAAGCCTTCCTTCAGAAGGGCGCCGCCAACGAGTACACCTTGGAGCGGGACGGTGACAGCATCACCATGACCCTCACCGAGGCGCGTATCAAGGAGATCCGCGAGTACGCCCTGTCCCAGAACATCACCATCATCCGCAACAGGGTGAATGAGCTGGGCGTGGCCGAACCTCTGGTTCAGCGCCAAGGCACCAGCCGTATCCTGGTGGAACTGCCTGGCGTTCAGGATACGGCCCGCGCCAAGGAGATCCTCGGCGCCACCGCGACCCTGGAATTCCACCTGGTGGATACCCAGCATGATCTGGGCGACGCCATCAACGGCCATGTGCCGGCCGGTTCCGTGCTCTACAAGAGCCGTGATGGCCGCCCCGTACTGGCCCAGAAGCACATCATGCTCACCGGCGACCATATCCAGGACGCCCAGAGCGGCTTTGACGAGTACCAGCGGCCCCAGGTCAACATCAAGCTGGACTCCCAGGGCGGCGACATGATGAGCCGTGCCACCAAGGACAACATCGGCAAGCCCATGGCTACCGTCTTCATCGAATACAAGCCGACCGGCGACAAGGATGAAAACGGCAAGCCGATGCTGAAGAAGGTGGAGCAGGTGATCCAGGTGGCCACCATCCAGGCGCGCCTGGGCCGCAGCTTCCGCATCACCGGCATCAACACCCCGCAAGAAGCCCATAACCTGGCGCTGCTGCTGCGTGCCGGTGCCCTGCTGGCGCCGATCCAGATCGTCGAGGAGCGTACCGTAGGTCCGTCTCTGGGCGCCCAGAACATCCAAGACGGCATGAACTCCCTGATCTACGGCTTCATTGCCATCGTCATCTTCATGGCCATCTACTACCGTGCCTTCGGCCTGGTGGCCAACATGGCGCTGCTGCTGAACGTGGTGCTGATCGTCGGTATCATGTCGCTTATTCCCGGTGCCACCCTGACGCTACCCGGTATCGCCGGTATCGTCCTGACGGTGGGTATGTCGGTGGATGCCAACGTGTTGATCTTCGAGCGGATCCGTGAGGAACTGCGGGCTGGTACCGGCATCCAGAAGGCCATCCACAACGGCTACGACAATGCCTTCTCCACCATCGCCGACGCCAACATCACCACCATGATCACGGCGCTGATCCTGTTCGGGGTTGGTTCTGGCCCGGTCAAAGGCTTCGCCGTGACCCTGGCCATCGGCATCCTGACCTCCATGTTCACGGCCATTGTCGGTACCCGCGCCGTGATCAACCTCATCTACGGCGGCCGCCGTGTTGAGAAGCTGTCGATTTAA
- the yajC gene encoding preprotein translocase subunit YajC — MFINSAYAATGGAGQQGGGLQLIIMLVLFGAIFYFMIYRPQAKRVKEHKALMGSLGKGDEVLTNGGLIGRVSKVEEGKDFIVIALNDTTEVTVQKAAVQAVLPKGTMKSL; from the coding sequence ATGTTCATCAATTCCGCATACGCCGCCACCGGCGGCGCCGGCCAACAAGGCGGTGGCCTGCAGCTCATCATCATGCTGGTGCTGTTCGGCGCCATCTTCTACTTCATGATCTACCGCCCCCAGGCCAAGCGCGTCAAAGAGCACAAGGCGCTGATGGGCAGCCTGGGCAAGGGCGACGAAGTACTGACCAACGGCGGCCTGATCGGCCGTGTCAGCAAGGTCGAAGAGGGTAAGGACTTCATCGTCATCGCCCTCAACGACACCACCGAAGTGACTGTACAAAAAGCTGCTGTGCAAGCCGTGCTGCCCAAGGGCACCATGAAGTCACTCTAA
- the tgt gene encoding tRNA guanosine(34) transglycosylase Tgt: MKYELFNTDGQARRGQLVFERGTVQTPAFMPVGTYGTVKGMTPEEVAQTGAEILLGNTFHLWLRPGQDVMRKHGDLHDFMNWHGPILTDSGGFQVFSLGDIRKITEEGVHFRNPINGDKIFLDPEKSMEIQTDLGSDIVMIFDECTPYPATHDEARKSMEMSLRWAKRSRDHFDALENPNALFGIIQGSVYEDLRDVSIQGLTEIGFDGYAVGGLAVGEPKEDMHRILSHVNPQLPADKPRYLMGVGKPEDLVEGVRRGIDMFDCVMPTRNARNGHLFVTEGVIKIRNAKHRDDTSPLDAECDCYTCKNYSKAYLHHLDRCNEILGARLNTIHNLRYYQRVMEGLRGAIEQGRLDAFVKDFYERKGMEVPAL; the protein is encoded by the coding sequence ATGAAATACGAACTCTTCAACACCGATGGCCAGGCCCGCCGCGGCCAGCTGGTCTTTGAACGCGGCACAGTGCAGACCCCGGCCTTCATGCCGGTGGGCACCTACGGCACCGTCAAGGGCATGACCCCGGAAGAAGTGGCCCAGACCGGCGCCGAGATCCTGCTGGGCAACACCTTCCACCTCTGGCTGCGCCCCGGCCAGGACGTGATGCGCAAGCACGGCGACCTGCACGACTTCATGAACTGGCACGGCCCCATCCTCACCGACTCCGGCGGCTTCCAGGTCTTCTCCCTGGGGGACATCCGCAAGATAACCGAGGAAGGGGTACATTTTCGCAACCCCATCAACGGCGACAAGATCTTCCTGGACCCGGAAAAGTCCATGGAGATCCAGACTGACCTCGGCTCCGACATCGTCATGATCTTCGACGAATGCACCCCTTACCCGGCCACCCACGATGAAGCCAGGAAGTCCATGGAGATGAGTCTGCGCTGGGCCAAGCGTTCCCGGGACCACTTCGATGCGCTTGAAAACCCCAACGCCTTGTTCGGCATCATCCAGGGCTCCGTCTATGAAGATCTGCGGGACGTCTCCATCCAGGGGCTGACCGAGATCGGCTTCGACGGTTATGCCGTCGGCGGCCTGGCCGTCGGCGAGCCCAAGGAAGACATGCACCGCATCCTCAGCCACGTGAACCCGCAGCTGCCTGCCGACAAGCCCCGTTACCTGATGGGGGTGGGCAAGCCGGAGGATCTGGTGGAAGGGGTGCGCCGCGGCATCGACATGTTCGACTGCGTCATGCCGACCCGCAACGCCCGTAACGGCCACCTCTTCGTCACCGAAGGGGTGATCAAGATCCGTAACGCCAAGCACCGCGACGACACCAGCCCCCTGGACGCCGAGTGCGATTGCTACACCTGTAAAAACTATTCCAAGGCCTACCTGCACCACCTGGATCGCTGCAACGAGATCCTCGGCGCCCGCCTCAACACCATCCACAACCTGCGCTACTACCAGCGGGTGATGGAAGGTTTGCGGGGGGCCATAGAGCAGGGTAGATTAGACGCCTTTGTAAAAGATTTTTATGAGCGCAAGGGTATGGAAGTACCCGCACTTTAA
- the queA gene encoding tRNA preQ1(34) S-adenosylmethionine ribosyltransferase-isomerase QueA, with amino-acid sequence MQRADFHFELPEELIARHPMPERSASRLLMLDGPSGALRHGRFTDLLGELKAGDLLVFNNTRVIPARLFGQKASGGKLEVLVERVLDDRRVLAHVRSSKSPKPGTELLFDEDVRATMLARHDALFELGFEGEEPVIAILERIGHMPLPPYIDRPDDEADRERYQTVYNQKPGAVAAPTAGLHFDDALLEAIRAKGVDTAFVTLHVGAGTFQPVRADSIFEHKMHSEYAEVPLEVVEAVKACKARGGRVVAVGTTSVRSLESAAQASEKAGLDLSPFAGDTDIFIYPGYRFLVVDALVTNFHLPESTLIMLVSAFAGYHETLAAYREAVNQRYRFFSYGDAMFITKNPEAKGPGA; translated from the coding sequence ATGCAACGCGCCGATTTTCATTTTGAGCTTCCCGAAGAGCTGATCGCCCGTCACCCCATGCCTGAGCGCAGCGCCAGCCGCCTGTTGATGCTGGACGGCCCCAGCGGCGCCCTGCGCCACGGCCGTTTCACCGATCTGCTGGGCGAGCTCAAGGCCGGCGATCTGCTGGTATTCAACAACACCCGCGTCATACCGGCCCGCCTCTTTGGCCAGAAGGCCAGCGGTGGCAAGCTCGAAGTGCTGGTGGAAAGGGTGTTGGACGACAGGCGGGTGCTGGCCCATGTGCGCTCAAGCAAGTCCCCCAAGCCGGGCACAGAGCTGCTGTTCGACGAAGACGTTCGCGCCACCATGTTGGCCCGTCACGACGCCCTCTTCGAGCTGGGCTTCGAAGGGGAGGAGCCGGTGATCGCCATCCTCGAGCGCATCGGCCACATGCCGCTGCCCCCTTACATAGACAGGCCCGACGACGAGGCGGACCGCGAGCGCTACCAGACCGTCTACAATCAGAAGCCCGGCGCCGTGGCGGCGCCCACCGCCGGCCTGCATTTCGACGATGCCCTGCTGGAGGCCATCCGTGCCAAGGGCGTGGACACCGCCTTCGTCACCCTGCACGTGGGGGCCGGCACCTTCCAGCCGGTGCGGGCCGACAGCATCTTCGAGCACAAGATGCACAGCGAATACGCCGAGGTACCGCTTGAGGTGGTGGAAGCCGTCAAGGCCTGCAAGGCGCGCGGCGGCCGGGTAGTGGCCGTCGGCACCACCTCGGTGCGCAGCCTCGAATCCGCGGCCCAGGCCTCGGAAAAGGCCGGCCTTGACCTCAGCCCCTTTGCCGGCGACACCGATATCTTCATCTACCCCGGCTACCGTTTCCTGGTGGTGGATGCCCTGGTCACCAATTTCCACCTGCCGGAGAGCACCCTGATCATGCTGGTCAGCGCCTTTGCCGGTTATCACGAAACCCTGGCGGCTTATCGTGAGGCGGTGAACCAGCGCTACCGTTTCTTTTCCTATGGCGACGCCATGTTTATCACCAAGAACCCCGAGGCCAAGGGCCCCGGGGCCTAA
- a CDS encoding ATP-binding protein: MTSIRRYFALRFLLLFILVQAGVSLFGYNRAAHEAEELYDAELAQSARIIMGLVQRPLDTAGLEAIRKALATASRQPLVMGEDEHDQTLFGHHYEKKLVFQVFGLDGDLLFSSLDKPIDLKSPGYHWVQTADGERWRLFTVFDDEDNFWLQTGQLAEVREEITEEAVLKPNLIQSAMMIVLVMLMSGLLITRGLKPLRTLSSQVAKRTPSQLSPLKLERTPNEVKPLVQALNDLLQALEETLIRERRFTDDAAHELRTPLAGAQLHLDNAMAAETEQERQDSLKAARTGIARLSHLVDQLLTLARLEGGKLLPKIEQVSMAQLTKALLVEMYPLAARKEQQLSLHEAADWQLDGDKALLAVMVRNLLDNALRYSPEGTEVSISLDAGGLMVDDSGPGIAPQDREACLARFHRLATSNQKEGAGLGLAIVVEVVRRHGLALSLEDSPLGGLRVRIKKARP; this comes from the coding sequence ATGACCTCGATCCGCCGTTACTTTGCCCTGCGCTTCCTGTTGCTGTTCATCCTGGTCCAGGCCGGGGTCAGCCTCTTCGGTTACAACAGGGCGGCCCACGAGGCGGAGGAACTCTACGACGCCGAGCTGGCCCAGTCGGCCCGCATCATCATGGGCCTGGTGCAGCGGCCACTGGACACCGCCGGGCTGGAGGCCATCCGCAAGGCCCTGGCCACCGCCAGCCGCCAGCCCCTGGTGATGGGAGAAGACGAGCACGACCAGACCTTGTTCGGCCACCATTACGAGAAGAAGCTGGTGTTCCAGGTGTTCGGCCTGGACGGCGATTTGCTCTTTTCCAGCCTCGACAAGCCCATCGACCTCAAATCCCCCGGCTACCACTGGGTACAGACCGCTGACGGGGAACGCTGGCGGCTCTTTACCGTCTTCGACGACGAGGACAACTTCTGGCTGCAGACCGGCCAGTTGGCCGAAGTGCGGGAGGAGATCACCGAAGAGGCGGTGCTCAAGCCCAACCTCATTCAGTCGGCGATGATGATAGTGCTGGTGATGTTGATGTCGGGCCTGCTGATCACCCGGGGCCTCAAGCCCTTGCGGACCCTCTCGTCCCAAGTGGCCAAACGCACCCCAAGCCAGCTCTCGCCGCTGAAACTGGAACGCACCCCCAACGAGGTCAAGCCATTGGTCCAGGCCCTGAACGATCTGCTCCAGGCCCTGGAGGAAACCTTGATCAGGGAACGGCGTTTCACCGACGATGCCGCCCATGAGCTGCGCACTCCCCTGGCCGGAGCCCAGTTGCACCTGGACAATGCCATGGCTGCCGAGACGGAGCAGGAGCGCCAGGATTCCCTGAAGGCCGCCCGTACCGGCATTGCCCGCCTGAGCCACCTGGTGGATCAGTTGCTGACCCTGGCCCGCCTCGAAGGGGGCAAGCTGCTGCCCAAGATAGAGCAGGTGTCCATGGCCCAGCTGACCAAGGCGCTGCTGGTGGAGATGTATCCCCTGGCGGCCCGCAAGGAGCAGCAACTGTCCCTTCACGAAGCGGCGGATTGGCAACTCGATGGCGACAAGGCCCTGCTGGCAGTGATGGTGCGCAACCTGCTCGACAACGCCCTGCGCTACAGCCCGGAAGGCACCGAGGTCAGCATCAGCCTGGACGCCGGTGGTCTGATGGTGGACGACAGTGGCCCCGGCATAGCGCCACAGGACAGGGAGGCCTGCCTGGCCCGCTTCCATCGCCTGGCCACCAGCAACCAGAAGGAAGGAGCAGGCCTGGGCCTGGCCATAGTGGTGGAAGTGGTGCGCCGCCACGGCCTGGCCTTAAGCCTGGAAGACAGCCCCCTGGGCGGCTTGCGGGTGCGCATAAAAAAAGCCCGACCATAA
- a CDS encoding response regulator: MRLLLVEDDVLLGQGLVTALTREGYAVDWLQSALDARRAVAVTHPDILVLDWQLPDGTGIELLKGWRREGLAAPVLMLTARDALDDRITGLDSGADDYLVKPFESREMLARLRALSRRQLAQVEPVFSNGPLCLDPARHQVTLGGEPVALSRREFALLQELIRQPDRVLTREQLVERLYSWGEELESNALEVHVHHLRKKLGSEVIKTLRGVGYVMPKLS, encoded by the coding sequence ATGCGATTACTGCTGGTTGAAGACGATGTACTGCTGGGCCAGGGCCTGGTGACGGCCCTGACTCGTGAAGGCTATGCCGTGGATTGGTTGCAGAGCGCCCTGGACGCCCGGCGGGCGGTGGCGGTGACCCACCCCGATATACTGGTACTGGACTGGCAGCTGCCGGACGGTACCGGCATCGAGCTGCTCAAGGGGTGGCGCCGTGAAGGCCTGGCGGCCCCCGTCTTGATGCTGACCGCCCGCGACGCCCTGGACGACCGTATCACAGGCCTCGACAGTGGCGCCGACGATTACCTGGTCAAGCCCTTCGAATCCCGGGAAATGCTGGCAAGGCTGCGGGCCTTGTCCAGGCGCCAACTGGCCCAGGTGGAGCCGGTGTTCAGCAATGGCCCCTTGTGCCTGGATCCCGCCCGCCACCAAGTGACGCTCGGCGGCGAGCCCGTTGCCCTGTCCCGGCGCGAATTCGCCCTGCTCCAGGAACTGATCCGCCAACCGGATCGGGTGCTGACCCGGGAGCAACTGGTGGAGCGGCTCTACAGCTGGGGTGAAGAGCTGGAATCCAATGCCCTCGAGGTCCATGTCCACCACCTGCGCAAGAAGCTGGGCAGCGAGGTGATCAAGACGCTGCGCGGCGTGGGTTACGTGATGCCCAAGCTGTCATGA
- a CDS encoding tetratricopeptide repeat protein → MNKSLLAAVSLLLSPMLLAAPLSHYQDSWAQIKYQMAKKQQEKAFASLRDEVLAEIQAHPDNADYLIWGGIINASYAGARGGLGALKYVKEAKKELEQAIKLDPNALQGSAYTSLGSLYYQVPGWPIGFGDDDKAEANLKKALAINPDGIDPNFFYGDFLLEDRHYQEAKTYLEKALAAKPRQGREVADAGRRGEIQERLDKINAKLGKRNK, encoded by the coding sequence ATGAATAAGTCCCTGTTAGCCGCCGTCAGCCTGCTGCTGAGCCCCATGTTGCTGGCGGCACCGCTCAGCCACTACCAGGACAGCTGGGCCCAGATCAAATACCAGATGGCCAAGAAGCAACAGGAAAAGGCCTTCGCTTCCCTGCGTGACGAGGTGCTGGCCGAGATCCAGGCCCACCCCGACAATGCCGACTACCTCATCTGGGGTGGTATCATCAACGCCAGCTATGCCGGGGCCAGAGGCGGCCTGGGGGCCCTGAAGTACGTCAAGGAGGCCAAGAAGGAACTGGAGCAGGCCATCAAGCTGGATCCCAACGCCTTGCAAGGCTCCGCTTATACTTCACTCGGCTCCCTCTACTACCAGGTGCCGGGCTGGCCCATCGGCTTTGGCGACGACGACAAGGCCGAGGCGAACCTGAAGAAGGCCCTGGCCATCAACCCAGACGGCATAGATCCCAACTTCTTCTACGGGGACTTCCTGCTCGAAGACAGGCATTATCAGGAGGCCAAGACCTACCTGGAGAAGGCCCTGGCCGCCAAACCGAGGCAGGGCAGGGAAGTGGCCGATGCCGGCCGCCGCGGCGAGATCCAGGAGCGGTTGGACAAGATCAATGCCAAACTCGGAAAAAGGAACAAGTAG
- a CDS encoding SDR family oxidoreductase, with product MKQILLTGATGGIGQAIARQLAGEGHSLVLVARNEEQLQALADSLPGQHQWLGMDLTRPDLSSALAQALAARDLHPQILINNAGSNELRTFEDSDWQSVEAQLRLNLLAPMALVHGLLPGLEPEAQIINIGSVLGEIGYPGYVAYGAAKGGLKRFSEALGRELKDRNIAVSYLAPRSTDTPLNSPNVVALNQALGNKVDKPEVVAKAVSLLIKRPKANMVLGFPEKLFTRINALLPVLVDGAVDKQLAVIKRHAKETL from the coding sequence ATGAAGCAGATACTCCTTACCGGCGCTACAGGCGGTATAGGCCAGGCCATAGCCCGGCAACTGGCAGGCGAAGGCCACAGCCTGGTGCTGGTGGCAAGGAATGAAGAGCAGCTCCAGGCCCTGGCCGACAGCCTGCCGGGGCAGCACCAGTGGCTGGGCATGGATCTGACCCGCCCAGACCTGAGTTCGGCCTTGGCCCAGGCGCTGGCGGCCCGGGATCTGCACCCGCAGATCCTCATCAACAACGCCGGCAGCAACGAGCTGCGCACCTTCGAAGACAGCGACTGGCAAAGTGTGGAAGCGCAGCTGCGCCTCAACCTGCTGGCGCCCATGGCGCTGGTCCACGGCCTGCTGCCGGGCCTGGAGCCGGAGGCGCAGATCATCAACATCGGCTCGGTGCTGGGGGAGATCGGCTATCCCGGCTACGTCGCCTATGGCGCCGCCAAGGGCGGCCTCAAGCGCTTTTCAGAAGCCCTGGGCCGGGAGCTCAAGGATAGGAACATCGCCGTCAGCTACCTGGCCCCCCGCTCCACAGACACCCCCCTCAACAGCCCCAACGTCGTGGCCCTCAACCAGGCGCTGGGTAACAAGGTGGACAAACCTGAGGTGGTGGCCAAGGCCGTCAGTCTGCTGATCAAAAGGCCCAAGGCCAACATGGTGCTGGGCTTTCCCGAAAAACTCTTTACCCGTATCAACGCCCTGCTGCCGGTCCTGGTGGACGGGGCCGTCGACAAACAACTGGCCGTCATCAAACGCCATGCCAAGGAGACCTTATGA
- a CDS encoding AMP-binding protein: MLYEHLAQALAQSPKALQGSDSTLSGQELLAAAGTLAARLKALGVRRLGLLMDNGPDWAIADLAALKAGLVLVPIPTFFSREQQLHLLKDAGLDAVLAPVPLPLAKTSVQIGQGTLSLLSPDEVQPLPAGTAKITYTSGTTGKPKGVCLSEANMLAVCQALLGVTDELGVQRHLCLLPLAVLLENLAGLYVPWLAGACVTALPMQALGMTGSSGLEPGQMLETLSRYQPNSLILVPALLPVILAGKAKGLPDSYLFLALGGGKTALAQLEQAKDLGLPLFEGYGLSEACSVVALNGPGTNRLGTVGKVLPHVTVRLAEDGEVLVRGNSFLGYLGQAPQTGSDWLATGDLGELDQGGFLTIKGRKKDTIVTAMGRNVSPEWLEAELCALAGIRQAYVYGDEQSELAALVVTDRQDLDALLTHFNQQLPDYARLARLIATSEPFSTERQELTANGRLRRAELAKRVKESSMGFFERLKAETQAAQQYLLAAPAILACQQGDVTLPRYQAFLNNAYHHVKHTVPLLMACGARLGDDKEWLREAIAEYIEEEYGHHEWILDDIQAAGGDREAARLSKPNFETELMVSYAYDSVQRGNPISFFGMVWVLEGTSVNLATPMADLIRAKLGLSKSACRYLYSHGSLDQQHIGFFEGLMNRVDDPADQDAIIHMANRMYRLYGDMFRSLPMEAA, from the coding sequence ATGTTGTATGAACACCTGGCACAGGCCTTGGCGCAAAGCCCCAAGGCCCTGCAAGGGAGCGATAGCACCCTGTCCGGCCAGGAACTGCTGGCCGCGGCCGGGACCCTTGCTGCTCGGCTCAAGGCGCTCGGGGTCAGGCGCCTTGGCCTCCTGATGGACAACGGCCCGGACTGGGCCATCGCCGATCTGGCCGCCCTCAAGGCCGGCCTGGTGTTGGTGCCCATCCCCACCTTCTTCAGCCGTGAGCAGCAACTGCACCTGCTCAAGGATGCCGGCCTTGATGCCGTGCTGGCTCCCGTGCCCTTGCCCCTGGCCAAGACGTCGGTGCAGATAGGGCAGGGGACTTTGAGCCTGCTGAGCCCGGATGAGGTGCAACCCCTGCCGGCCGGCACCGCCAAGATAACCTATACCTCTGGCACCACAGGCAAGCCCAAGGGGGTCTGCCTGTCCGAAGCCAACATGCTGGCGGTTTGCCAGGCGCTGCTGGGCGTTACCGACGAGCTGGGGGTGCAGCGACATCTCTGCCTGCTGCCCCTGGCGGTGCTCCTCGAAAACCTGGCCGGGCTCTATGTGCCCTGGCTGGCCGGAGCCTGCGTCACAGCCCTGCCCATGCAGGCTCTGGGCATGACAGGTTCCAGCGGCCTGGAGCCCGGCCAGATGCTGGAAACCCTGAGCCGTTACCAGCCCAACAGCCTGATCCTGGTGCCGGCGCTGCTGCCGGTGATCCTGGCCGGCAAGGCCAAGGGCCTGCCTGACAGCTACCTCTTCCTGGCCCTTGGCGGCGGCAAGACGGCCCTGGCCCAACTGGAGCAGGCCAAAGACTTGGGCCTGCCGCTCTTCGAGGGCTATGGCCTGTCCGAAGCCTGTTCGGTGGTGGCCCTGAATGGCCCCGGCACCAACCGCCTGGGCACTGTCGGCAAGGTGCTGCCCCATGTGACGGTGCGGCTGGCGGAAGACGGCGAAGTGCTGGTCCGCGGCAACAGCTTTCTCGGTTACCTGGGCCAGGCGCCCCAAACCGGCAGTGACTGGCTGGCCACCGGCGACCTCGGCGAGCTGGACCAGGGCGGTTTTCTCACTATCAAGGGCCGCAAGAAAGACACCATAGTCACCGCCATGGGCCGCAATGTTTCCCCCGAATGGCTGGAGGCCGAACTCTGCGCCTTAGCCGGCATCCGCCAGGCCTATGTGTATGGCGACGAGCAGAGCGAGCTCGCCGCCCTGGTGGTCACGGACCGCCAGGACCTGGACGCCCTGCTAACCCATTTCAATCAGCAGTTACCCGATTACGCCAGGCTGGCGCGGCTTATCGCTACGAGCGAACCCTTCAGCACCGAGCGCCAGGAGCTGACCGCCAATGGTCGCCTGCGCCGCGCCGAACTGGCGAAAAGGGTCAAGGAGTCATCCATGGGATTTTTCGAACGGCTCAAGGCCGAGACCCAGGCCGCCCAGCAATACCTGCTGGCCGCGCCTGCCATCCTCGCCTGCCAGCAGGGGGATGTGACATTGCCCCGCTACCAGGCCTTCCTCAATAACGCCTACCACCACGTCAAGCATACGGTGCCGCTGCTGATGGCCTGCGGCGCCCGCCTGGGGGACGACAAAGAATGGCTGCGCGAGGCCATCGCCGAATACATAGAGGAAGAATACGGCCACCACGAGTGGATCCTCGATGACATCCAAGCCGCCGGGGGCGACAGGGAGGCAGCCCGCCTCTCCAAGCCCAATTTCGAAACCGAGCTGATGGTGTCCTATGCCTACGACAGCGTGCAAAGGGGCAACCCGATCAGCTTCTTCGGCATGGTCTGGGTGCTGGAAGGCACCTCTGTGAACCTGGCCACCCCCATGGCGGATCTCATCCGCGCCAAGCTGGGCCTGAGCAAGTCCGCCTGCCGCTACCTCTATTCCCACGGCAGCCTGGACCAGCAGCACATAGGCTTCTTCGAGGGCCTGATGAACCGCGTCGATGACCCGGCCGACCAGGACGCCATCATCCACATGGCCAACCGCATGTATCGGCTCTACGGCGACATGTTCCGCAGCCTGCCCATGGAGGCGGCATGA
- a CDS encoding thermostable hemolysin codes for MLAKYAEADVQVHLSREGTETYDRIKHFACARYADVHQARLRHFLPLQYLLSKNQQWLASCGLRNAEGQSLYLEQYLDEPIERLLAAKVGRPVARAQVVEVGNLAGEAGGARLMILALTRHLAQCGVDYVVFTATRELQSAFARLGLEPWFLADASAERLNEGAQDWGRYYQNKPAVFSGSVRLGWEAIQRQPLLMRVLANISNEVTDVV; via the coding sequence ATGCTAGCCAAATATGCAGAGGCGGATGTGCAGGTTCATCTGAGCCGAGAGGGAACGGAAACTTATGATCGTATCAAGCATTTTGCCTGCGCCCGCTACGCGGACGTGCACCAGGCCAGGCTCCGTCATTTCCTGCCTCTGCAGTACCTGCTGTCGAAAAACCAGCAGTGGCTGGCCAGTTGTGGCCTGCGCAATGCCGAGGGGCAGTCTCTCTACCTGGAACAATACCTGGACGAACCCATAGAGCGGCTGCTGGCGGCCAAGGTCGGCAGGCCGGTCGCCCGGGCCCAGGTGGTCGAAGTGGGTAACCTGGCCGGTGAGGCCGGCGGCGCCCGCTTGATGATCTTGGCTCTGACCCGTCACCTGGCCCAGTGCGGTGTCGACTATGTGGTTTTCACCGCGACCCGCGAGTTGCAGTCGGCCTTCGCCCGGCTGGGGCTTGAACCCTGGTTCCTGGCCGACGCCAGTGCCGAGCGCCTGAACGAAGGTGCCCAGGATTGGGGCCGCTATTACCAGAACAAGCCGGCCGTCTTTTCCGGCTCGGTACGGCTCGGCTGGGAAGCCATACAGCGCCAGCCACTGCTGATGCGGGTGCTGGCGAACATCAGCAATGAGGTTACCGATGTTGTATGA